Proteins from a genomic interval of Cupriavidus pauculus:
- a CDS encoding NAD(P)/FAD-dependent oxidoreductase, translating to MSLDVTNCDVLVVGAGPAGLAAATQAAALGLSTVLVDEQPAPGGQIYRAITSTPVQDRTILGKDYWHGEALLEPFARSGARHIGAATVWSINARDPQPDDAAAGFEVAYSVAAPGNDPQAALLHCRHIILATGAQERPFPIPGWTLPGVITAGAAQILLKTSGVVPDGRTVLAGGGPLLYLLAYQYLQAGVRLEAILETTDNGQWRRALPHAWGFLRSPYLRKGLTMLRAVRKAVPVVSNVTALEAMAGDSGLVAELRYEAGGQRRTLAVDQVLLHQGVVPNTNLSRAIGAEHVWNDRQDCWEPQVDGWGATSVPHVSIAGDGAGIAGAMAAEHRGRIAAFGAAAALGAIGTAARDANAAPHQAALARATRGREFFEVLYRPLPQFRRPVGDTIVCRCEEATAEQVRHAARIGCQGPNQLKAFLRCGMGPCQGRFCGLTVTELIADEQQRHPRDVGYYRLRFPTKPVTLGEIATLPQTQASRDAVVRFKK from the coding sequence ATGAGCCTCGACGTGACCAACTGCGACGTGCTGGTGGTGGGCGCCGGCCCGGCCGGGCTGGCGGCCGCCACGCAGGCGGCGGCGCTGGGCCTGTCCACGGTGCTGGTCGACGAACAGCCAGCCCCGGGCGGCCAGATCTATCGCGCGATCACCAGCACGCCCGTGCAGGACCGCACGATCCTGGGCAAGGACTACTGGCATGGCGAGGCCCTGCTGGAACCGTTCGCCCGCAGCGGCGCGCGGCACATTGGCGCGGCCACGGTCTGGTCGATCAACGCCCGCGATCCGCAGCCGGACGACGCCGCGGCAGGCTTCGAGGTCGCGTACTCCGTGGCGGCGCCCGGCAACGACCCGCAGGCCGCGCTGCTGCACTGCCGCCACATCATCCTGGCCACCGGCGCGCAGGAGCGTCCCTTCCCGATCCCCGGCTGGACGCTGCCCGGCGTGATCACGGCCGGCGCGGCGCAGATCCTGCTCAAGACGTCCGGCGTGGTGCCCGATGGGCGCACCGTGCTGGCCGGCGGCGGGCCGCTGCTCTACCTGCTGGCGTACCAGTACCTGCAGGCCGGCGTCCGGCTGGAGGCCATCCTGGAGACGACCGACAACGGCCAGTGGCGCCGTGCGCTGCCGCACGCCTGGGGCTTCCTGCGCTCGCCGTACCTGCGCAAGGGCCTGACGATGCTGCGCGCGGTGCGCAAGGCCGTGCCGGTCGTCAGCAACGTGACCGCGCTGGAAGCCATGGCCGGCGACAGCGGGCTGGTGGCCGAACTGCGCTACGAAGCCGGCGGGCAGCGCCGCACGCTGGCCGTCGACCAGGTGCTGCTGCACCAGGGCGTGGTGCCGAATACGAACCTGTCGCGCGCCATTGGCGCCGAGCATGTCTGGAACGACCGGCAGGACTGCTGGGAGCCGCAGGTGGACGGCTGGGGCGCCACGTCGGTGCCGCATGTGAGCATCGCCGGTGACGGCGCCGGCATCGCGGGCGCCATGGCCGCCGAGCACCGGGGACGCATCGCCGCGTTCGGCGCCGCCGCCGCGCTGGGTGCCATCGGCACCGCCGCGCGCGACGCCAATGCCGCGCCGCATCAGGCCGCGCTGGCCCGCGCCACGCGGGGCCGGGAATTCTTCGAGGTGCTGTACCGCCCGCTGCCGCAGTTTCGCCGCCCGGTGGGCGACACCATCGTCTGCCGCTGCGAGGAAGCCACGGCCGAGCAGGTGCGCCACGCCGCGCGCATCGGCTGCCAGGGGCCGAACCAGCTCAAGGCGTTCCTGCGGTGCGGCATGGGCCCGTGCCAGGGCCGCTTCTGCGGGCTGACCGTGACCGAGCTGATTGCCGACGAGCAGCAGCGCCATCCGCGTGACGTGGGCTACTACCGGCTGCGGTTCCCGACCAAGCCGGTGACGCTGGGCGAGATCGCCACGCTGCCGCAGACGCAGGCATCGCGGGACGCCGTGGTGCGATTCAAGAAGTAA
- a CDS encoding DMT family transporter, translating to MLSLSGGAVLLAAVLHASWNAMLHGNRDRFWSMTWMSVAMAAVATPVVLTSPLPDPAAWPYIVASGLVHIVYNVSLVRSYRRSDLAVAYPVARGSSPLLIALGAALFAQEAIRPVHALGIVMISGGIIALALQGRRVSGAGVWAALATGAIIALYTVIDGIGVRVSGGQAASYAAWMFLFYWLMPVLFVAARGSEAFWAPIRTAPWSAVSSMGGGLVSVAAYGIVIWALQAGAMGMVSALRETSVVFAVLIGRVWLREAVSPARWVACVVVAAGAVCLGL from the coding sequence ATGCTGAGTCTGTCCGGCGGTGCCGTCCTGCTGGCCGCGGTGCTCCACGCGAGCTGGAACGCGATGCTGCACGGCAATCGCGACCGCTTCTGGTCCATGACGTGGATGAGCGTCGCGATGGCGGCCGTGGCCACGCCGGTGGTGCTGACGTCCCCGCTGCCGGACCCGGCCGCTTGGCCGTACATCGTCGCGTCCGGGCTCGTGCATATCGTCTACAACGTCAGCCTCGTGCGGTCCTACCGCCGCAGCGACCTGGCCGTGGCCTATCCCGTCGCGCGCGGCTCGTCGCCGCTGCTGATCGCGCTGGGCGCGGCACTGTTCGCGCAGGAAGCGATCCGGCCCGTGCACGCGCTGGGCATCGTCATGATCTCGGGCGGCATCATCGCGCTGGCGCTGCAGGGGCGCCGCGTGTCCGGCGCGGGCGTGTGGGCGGCGCTGGCCACGGGGGCCATCATCGCGCTCTATACCGTGATCGACGGCATCGGCGTGCGGGTCTCCGGCGGGCAGGCTGCGAGCTACGCCGCGTGGATGTTCCTGTTCTACTGGCTGATGCCGGTACTGTTCGTCGCGGCGCGCGGCAGCGAGGCGTTCTGGGCGCCGATCCGCACGGCGCCGTGGTCGGCGGTGTCGTCGATGGGCGGCGGGCTGGTGTCGGTGGCCGCCTACGGCATCGTGATCTGGGCGTTGCAGGCCGGGGCGATGGGCATGGTGTCGGCGCTGCGCGAAACCAGCGTGGTCTTTGCGGTGCTGATCGGCCGGGTATGGCTGCGCGAGGCGGTCAGCCCCGCGCGCTGGGTGGCCTGCGTGGTGGTGGCGGCCGGGGCCGTCTGCCTGGGGCTGTGA
- a CDS encoding putative DNA modification/repair radical SAM protein encodes MELLKKLEILADAAKYDASCAGSGAPRRDSQGRAGLGATTGAGICHSFTPDGRCVSLLKILLTNFCQYDCQYCVNRRSSNVPRARFVPAEVVNLTLEFYRRNYIDGLFLSSGIIRSADYTMEQLVAVARALREEHQFRGYIHLKTIPDADPRLIREAGQYADRLSVNIELPTDGGLQRLAPEKNVHTIKRAMGSIRLAQEEAETEKRPPAARAPAGQSTQMIVGADEADDRTILQTAQTLYGAYKLKRVYYSAFSPIPDSPSALPSQAPPLLREHRLYQADFLLRGYGFRADELFQADGALPLDIDPKLAWALAHREAFPVDLNRAPQRLIARVPGIGMRNAKRLAELRRTRAIRYQDLIRLRCAMDTVKAFVVTQDYKPALAEPTSDQLRRALAPAPQQLALL; translated from the coding sequence ATGGAACTGCTCAAGAAACTCGAAATCCTGGCCGATGCGGCGAAATACGACGCATCGTGCGCCGGCAGCGGCGCGCCCCGGCGCGACTCGCAAGGCCGGGCCGGGCTGGGCGCCACCACGGGCGCCGGCATCTGCCACAGCTTCACGCCGGACGGCCGCTGCGTGTCTCTGCTAAAAATCCTGCTGACCAATTTCTGCCAGTACGACTGCCAGTATTGCGTCAACCGGCGCTCCAGCAACGTGCCGCGCGCACGCTTCGTGCCGGCCGAAGTCGTCAACCTGACGCTGGAGTTCTACCGCCGCAACTACATCGACGGGCTGTTCCTGAGCTCGGGCATCATCCGCAGCGCCGACTACACGATGGAACAACTCGTGGCCGTGGCCCGCGCGCTGCGCGAGGAGCACCAGTTCCGCGGCTACATCCACCTGAAGACGATTCCCGACGCCGATCCGCGCCTGATCCGCGAGGCCGGCCAGTACGCCGACCGCCTGAGCGTCAATATCGAACTGCCCACCGACGGCGGCCTGCAACGGCTGGCGCCGGAAAAGAACGTCCACACGATCAAGCGCGCGATGGGATCGATCCGGCTGGCCCAGGAGGAAGCGGAGACCGAGAAGCGGCCACCGGCGGCCCGCGCGCCGGCTGGCCAGAGCACGCAGATGATCGTCGGCGCCGACGAGGCCGACGACCGCACGATCCTGCAGACCGCGCAGACGCTGTACGGCGCGTACAAGCTCAAGCGCGTCTACTACTCGGCGTTCAGCCCGATCCCCGACAGCCCGTCCGCGCTGCCGTCGCAGGCGCCGCCGCTGCTGCGCGAGCACCGGCTGTACCAGGCCGACTTCCTGCTGCGCGGCTACGGCTTTCGCGCCGATGAGCTGTTCCAGGCCGACGGCGCGCTGCCGCTCGACATCGACCCCAAGCTGGCCTGGGCGCTGGCGCATCGCGAGGCGTTCCCGGTAGACCTGAACCGCGCGCCGCAGCGGCTGATCGCGCGCGTGCCCGGCATCGGCATGCGCAACGCCAAGCGGCTGGCCGAGCTGCGCCGCACGCGGGCCATCCGCTACCAGGACCTGATCCGGCTGCGCTGCGCGATGGATACCGTCAAGGCGTTTGTCGTCACGCAGGACTACAAGCCGGCGCTGGCCGAGCCGACTTCCGACCAGTTGCGCCGCGCGCTGGCACCCGCGCCCCAGCAACTGGCGCTGCTATGA
- a CDS encoding NAD(P)/FAD-dependent oxidoreductase, protein MAAASPRFPVFDVAVVGGGLVGSAVAYGLRDHAGTIAVLDEGDIALRASRGNFGLVWLQSKGYGLGTYSRWTLNSTRMWARLAARLAQETGIDVALEQKGGLTPLMGDYEVEARLAWVQTLMAQPGVEPYEWKLLDHHQAASLVPGLGPDVTGAIWTPHDGIVNPLKLLRAFHTAFSTSGVEYLPHHGVTAIARQPGGEFALTTPQGDIRARKIVLAGGLRNGDLGRMVGIDLPMAPQRGQILVLERTRRLLDTPMVTLRQNDEGSWLVGDSQEDAGYAEQVTTLPVLATLADRAVRTLPALRDVRAVRAWSALRVRAKDGFPVYEQSPTQPGAFIVTCHSGVTLAATHALHLAPMIAAGALSPDLAPFSTRRFHVQTH, encoded by the coding sequence ATGGCTGCCGCCTCCCCCCGTTTCCCGGTCTTCGACGTGGCCGTCGTGGGCGGCGGCCTGGTCGGCTCGGCCGTGGCCTACGGCCTGCGCGACCACGCCGGCACCATCGCCGTGCTGGACGAAGGCGACATCGCGCTGCGCGCATCGCGCGGCAACTTTGGGTTGGTCTGGCTGCAGAGCAAGGGCTACGGCCTGGGCACCTACAGCCGCTGGACGCTGAACTCCACGCGCATGTGGGCGCGCCTGGCCGCGCGGCTGGCGCAGGAAACCGGCATCGACGTGGCGCTGGAACAGAAAGGCGGCCTGACCCCGCTGATGGGCGACTACGAAGTGGAAGCGCGGCTGGCGTGGGTGCAGACGCTGATGGCCCAGCCCGGCGTGGAACCGTACGAGTGGAAGCTGCTGGACCACCACCAGGCGGCCTCGCTGGTGCCGGGGCTGGGGCCCGACGTGACGGGCGCGATCTGGACGCCGCACGATGGCATCGTCAACCCGCTCAAGCTGCTGCGCGCGTTCCATACCGCGTTCAGCACCAGCGGCGTCGAATACCTGCCGCACCACGGCGTCACGGCCATCGCGCGGCAGCCCGGCGGCGAATTTGCGCTGACCACGCCGCAGGGCGACATCCGCGCGCGCAAGATCGTGCTGGCCGGCGGCTTGCGCAACGGCGACCTGGGCCGCATGGTCGGCATCGACCTGCCCATGGCGCCGCAACGCGGCCAGATCCTGGTGCTGGAGCGCACGCGCCGGCTGCTGGACACGCCGATGGTCACGCTGCGCCAGAACGACGAAGGTAGCTGGCTGGTTGGCGATTCTCAGGAAGACGCGGGCTATGCCGAGCAGGTCACCACGCTGCCGGTGCTGGCGACGCTGGCCGACCGCGCCGTGCGCACGCTGCCCGCGCTGCGCGATGTGCGCGCGGTGCGCGCGTGGTCGGCCCTGCGCGTGCGGGCCAAGGACGGCTTTCCGGTCTACGAGCAGTCGCCCACCCAGCCCGGCGCGTTCATCGTCACCTGCCATAGCGGCGTGACGCTGGCCGCCACGCACGCGCTGCACCTTGCCCCGATGATCGCCGCCGGCGCGCTGTCGCCGGACCTGGCCCCCTTCTCGACCCGGAGATTCCATGTTCAGACGCATTGA
- a CDS encoding Bug family tripartite tricarboxylate transporter substrate binding protein, translating to MAFTKIVPALALALAATHGLAQELPPGPIRMLVGFAPGGGNDVIARTVSTQFQINTKTTIVVENKPGGGSTLATAEMARARPDGSVLLLGSVGGQAIAPSIYSKLPYDPVKGVQPVSLVARSANALVVNNDLPVKTVQELLAYARANPGKLNVTSPGNGTISHLSAELFKSMAGVSITHIPYRGDAPAMQDVMAGQAQMTFASLPSAKAGADTGKVRIIAVTGSKRVETMPNVPTIAESGVPGYEVVSWYGVFTTGGTPMPTVNRLAQEIAAVVAQPAIRDTIAKQGMEPSALGPVEFTQLVNRDTQKWEKVVKAVGIKLD from the coding sequence ATGGCGTTTACCAAGATCGTCCCCGCTCTCGCCCTTGCGCTGGCCGCTACGCACGGCCTGGCGCAGGAGCTGCCCCCCGGCCCCATCCGCATGCTCGTCGGCTTTGCGCCGGGCGGCGGCAACGACGTCATCGCGCGCACGGTGTCCACGCAGTTCCAGATCAACACCAAGACCACGATCGTCGTGGAGAACAAGCCCGGCGGCGGCAGCACGCTGGCCACGGCCGAGATGGCGCGCGCCCGGCCGGACGGCTCGGTGCTGCTGCTAGGCTCCGTGGGCGGGCAGGCCATCGCGCCGTCGATCTACAGCAAGCTGCCGTACGACCCGGTCAAGGGCGTGCAGCCCGTGTCGCTGGTGGCCCGGTCGGCCAATGCGCTGGTCGTCAACAACGACCTGCCCGTCAAGACCGTGCAGGAGTTGCTGGCGTACGCCCGCGCCAACCCCGGCAAGCTCAACGTCACGTCGCCCGGCAACGGCACGATCTCGCACCTGTCGGCCGAGCTGTTCAAGAGCATGGCGGGCGTGTCGATCACGCACATCCCGTATCGCGGCGATGCCCCGGCCATGCAGGACGTGATGGCTGGCCAGGCGCAGATGACGTTCGCCAGCCTGCCGTCGGCCAAGGCCGGCGCCGATACCGGCAAGGTGCGCATCATCGCCGTGACCGGCAGCAAGCGCGTAGAGACCATGCCGAACGTGCCGACCATCGCCGAATCGGGCGTGCCCGGCTACGAGGTGGTGTCGTGGTACGGCGTGTTCACCACCGGCGGCACGCCGATGCCCACCGTGAACCGCCTGGCGCAGGAGATTGCGGCCGTCGTGGCGCAGCCGGCCATCCGCGACACCATCGCCAAGCAGGGCATGGAGCCCAGCGCGCTGGGGCCGGTGGAATTCACGCAACTGGTGAACCGCGACACCCAGAAGTGGGAAAAGGTCGTCAAGGCCGTCGGCATCAAGCTGGACTGA
- a CDS encoding LysR substrate-binding domain-containing protein, producing the protein MKFKEIQAFQAVMRSGSMTAAAAELHTSQPNVSRLIAQLEYGTGLTLFTRTAGRLVPTEEGLAFVREVERAFVGLDALKDAARDIRQFGKGRLRIASVPSLAMTVLPLVLQRFHADYPDVHVAMETGSTQLVADRVGGRYCDLGLVSYLPPAAVTDAQPVADLSGCCVLPPGHRLASHDVITPADLAGESFISMSHGDGLRAAVDAAFAADDRRVLHFETPYGATICRMVGLGLGVGIVNPLVARLHLNEVVVRPFAPRIPFVSYLLLARNRPANVLVDRFIAEMIAGIAAETASLPAELSGFGMDA; encoded by the coding sequence ATGAAATTCAAGGAAATCCAGGCATTCCAGGCCGTCATGCGGTCCGGATCGATGACCGCCGCCGCGGCGGAATTGCACACGTCGCAGCCGAACGTCAGCCGGCTGATCGCCCAGCTCGAATACGGCACGGGGCTCACGCTGTTCACGCGCACGGCCGGCCGGCTGGTGCCCACCGAGGAAGGGCTGGCCTTCGTGCGCGAGGTGGAGCGCGCGTTCGTGGGGCTGGACGCGCTCAAGGACGCCGCGCGCGACATCCGCCAGTTCGGCAAGGGCCGGCTGCGCATCGCGTCGGTGCCGTCGCTGGCCATGACCGTGCTGCCACTGGTGCTCCAGCGCTTTCATGCCGACTACCCCGACGTCCACGTGGCGATGGAAACCGGCAGCACCCAGCTGGTGGCGGACCGCGTCGGCGGCCGCTACTGCGACCTCGGGCTCGTCTCGTACCTGCCGCCGGCCGCCGTCACCGACGCGCAGCCCGTGGCAGACCTGTCCGGCTGCTGCGTGCTGCCGCCCGGCCACCGGCTGGCCAGCCACGACGTGATTACCCCGGCCGACCTTGCCGGGGAATCGTTCATCTCGATGAGCCATGGCGACGGCCTGCGCGCCGCCGTGGACGCCGCCTTTGCCGCCGACGACCGCCGCGTGCTGCACTTCGAGACCCCCTACGGCGCCACGATCTGCCGGATGGTGGGGCTGGGGCTCGGCGTCGGCATCGTCAATCCGCTGGTGGCCCGGCTGCACCTGAACGAGGTGGTGGTGCGCCCGTTCGCGCCGCGCATTCCGTTTGTCAGCTACCTGCTGCTGGCCCGCAACCGGCCCGCCAACGTGCTGGTGGACCGCTTTATCGCGGAGATGATCGCGGGCATCGCGGCCGAAACGGCATCGCTGCCGGCCGAGCTATCAGGTTTTGGTATGGACGCCTGA
- the gcvA gene encoding transcriptional regulator GcvA, with protein MDKLPPLNALRAFEAAGRLGSFKEAAAALHVTPGAISQHVRLLEDWLGAPLFERHNRRVQLTPAARVYLDDIGPLFQQLSQATARYGVPRPVSRTLSVNAPATFTLRWLVPRLGRFRAGHPDVEVSVETSNDPLDSLQAPHDIIIRGGPDTFYGFAMRPFLTEERLPVCSPALLDRQPLREPDDLRHHTLLHTSSLPRLWPDWLARARASGLTPAATLTFDHFYLTLQAAIDGIGIAIGPTALVADDLAAGRLVMPFDAPRLPSRTYCTYVPDAQAEDARVAQFRTWLEHEGAAG; from the coding sequence ATGGACAAGCTGCCGCCCCTCAATGCCCTGCGCGCTTTCGAGGCAGCCGGCCGGCTCGGCAGTTTCAAAGAGGCCGCCGCCGCGCTGCACGTGACGCCGGGCGCCATCAGCCAGCACGTGCGGCTGCTGGAGGACTGGCTGGGCGCGCCGCTGTTCGAGCGGCACAACCGGCGCGTGCAATTGACGCCGGCCGCCCGCGTCTATCTGGACGACATCGGCCCGCTGTTCCAGCAGCTTTCGCAGGCCACGGCGCGCTATGGCGTGCCACGGCCCGTGTCCCGCACGTTGTCGGTCAATGCGCCGGCCACCTTCACGCTGCGCTGGCTGGTGCCACGGCTGGGCCGCTTTCGTGCCGGGCATCCAGACGTGGAGGTCAGCGTGGAGACGTCCAACGATCCGCTGGACAGCCTGCAGGCGCCGCACGACATCATCATCCGGGGCGGGCCGGACACGTTCTACGGCTTTGCGATGCGCCCGTTCCTGACCGAGGAACGGCTGCCCGTATGCAGCCCGGCGCTGCTGGACCGGCAGCCGCTGCGCGAACCGGACGACCTGCGGCACCACACGCTGCTGCATACGTCGAGCCTGCCACGGCTCTGGCCCGACTGGCTGGCCCGCGCCCGCGCGTCGGGCCTGACGCCGGCCGCCACGCTGACCTTCGACCACTTCTACCTGACGCTGCAGGCCGCCATCGACGGCATCGGCATCGCCATCGGCCCCACCGCGCTGGTGGCCGACGACCTGGCTGCCGGCCGGCTGGTCATGCCGTTCGACGCTCCCCGCCTGCCGTCGCGCACCTACTGCACCTACGTGCCGGACGCGCAGGCAGAAGACGCGCGCGTGGCGCAGTTCCGCACGTGGCTCGAACACGAAGGCGCGGCCGGCTGA
- a CDS encoding UdgX family uracil-DNA binding protein (This protein belongs to the uracil DNA glycosylase superfamily, members of which act in excision repair of DNA. However, it belongs more specifically to UdgX branch, whose founding member was found to bind uracil in DNA (where it does not belong), without cleaving it, appears to promote DNA repair by a pathway involving RecA, rather than base excision.), with protein sequence MNNGVAPVLVVEGGYAGWRKQALHALAQGWPPEAVVWEGGGETAAGEAGQLSLTMDAAPASSTVDAGASTPTLRISKALADLLRDAAAHRSPQRWAFLYRVLWRWAQGDRSVASAADEDGARLYAMAKAVRRAQHDMIAYVRFQERRPDMTVGTGDDLPQYLAWYEPDHDVLPYAAEHFARRMGGATWWIGTPDGAATWDGRAIRYAAAPADPAAFRAGADQIEPLWMAYYRNIFNPARLNEAALHQHMPVRFWKGLPEAALIPGMIADARNGARRVGQAANIGGMRGKRVAVDAEQAQPVRAAPTSLDQCRNCDLWRHATQAVPGRGPDTARIMVVGEQPGDQEDLSGEPFVGPAGHVLDEALRRADVRRDSVYLTNAVKHFKWFARGKRRMHKTPGQLEVDACAHWLDQERERVRPKVIVTLGATALGAVVREKIRLRHAMAAPLRQGDTWIVATWHPSYALRVDGPSARANVEAEIEAALALARKLADEAPAP encoded by the coding sequence ATGAACAACGGCGTGGCGCCCGTGCTCGTCGTCGAAGGCGGCTACGCCGGCTGGCGCAAGCAGGCGCTGCATGCGCTGGCGCAGGGCTGGCCGCCAGAGGCGGTGGTGTGGGAAGGCGGCGGCGAGACCGCTGCTGGCGAGGCCGGCCAGTTGTCGCTGACGATGGATGCGGCGCCGGCGTCGTCTACTGTCGACGCCGGCGCCAGCACCCCCACCCTGCGGATTTCGAAAGCATTGGCCGACCTGCTGCGCGACGCCGCCGCGCACCGCTCGCCGCAGCGCTGGGCCTTTCTGTACCGCGTGCTGTGGCGCTGGGCGCAAGGCGACCGCTCGGTAGCGTCGGCAGCCGACGAGGACGGCGCGCGGCTCTACGCGATGGCCAAGGCCGTGCGGCGCGCGCAGCACGACATGATCGCCTACGTGCGTTTTCAGGAGCGCCGCCCCGACATGACCGTCGGCACCGGTGACGACCTGCCGCAGTACCTGGCCTGGTACGAGCCCGACCACGACGTGCTGCCCTACGCGGCCGAGCACTTTGCCCGGCGCATGGGCGGTGCCACGTGGTGGATCGGCACGCCGGACGGCGCCGCCACCTGGGACGGCCGGGCCATCCGCTACGCGGCCGCGCCGGCGGACCCGGCGGCTTTCCGCGCCGGCGCGGACCAGATCGAGCCGCTCTGGATGGCCTACTACAGGAACATCTTCAACCCGGCGCGGCTCAACGAAGCGGCGCTGCACCAGCACATGCCGGTGCGATTCTGGAAGGGGCTGCCCGAGGCGGCGCTGATTCCGGGCATGATCGCCGACGCCCGCAACGGCGCCCGGCGCGTCGGCCAGGCGGCGAACATCGGCGGCATGCGGGGCAAGCGCGTGGCGGTGGACGCCGAGCAGGCCCAGCCCGTGCGCGCCGCGCCGACATCGCTGGACCAGTGCCGCAACTGCGACCTGTGGCGCCACGCCACGCAGGCCGTGCCCGGGCGAGGGCCGGACACGGCGCGCATCATGGTCGTCGGCGAGCAGCCCGGCGATCAGGAGGACCTGTCGGGCGAGCCATTCGTCGGCCCGGCCGGACACGTGCTGGACGAGGCGCTGCGGCGCGCCGACGTGCGGCGCGACAGCGTCTACCTGACCAACGCGGTCAAGCACTTCAAGTGGTTCGCGCGCGGCAAGCGGCGCATGCACAAGACGCCGGGGCAGCTCGAAGTCGATGCCTGCGCGCACTGGCTGGACCAGGAGCGCGAACGGGTGCGGCCGAAGGTGATCGTCACGCTGGGCGCGACCGCGCTGGGCGCCGTGGTGCGCGAGAAGATCCGCCTGCGCCACGCGATGGCGGCACCGCTGCGGCAGGGCGATACGTGGATCGTGGCGACGTGGCATCCGTCGTACGCGCTGCGGGTAGATGGCCCCAGCGCGCGCGCCAATGTCGAAGCTGAAATCGAGGCCGCGCTGGCGCTGGCCCGGAAGCTGGCGGACGAGGCGCCGGCGCCGTGA
- a CDS encoding (2Fe-2S)-binding protein — protein MFRRIDAAEPAGRPVRLTVDGVPLACREGDSVAAALFAAGVLACRDTAVSGAARGPYCMMGVCYDCLVRIDGRPNQQACMTRVRDGMRVERQIGAREVAA, from the coding sequence ATGTTCAGACGCATTGACGCCGCCGAACCGGCCGGGCGCCCCGTACGGCTTACCGTGGACGGCGTGCCGCTGGCCTGCCGCGAGGGCGACAGCGTGGCGGCGGCCCTGTTCGCGGCCGGCGTGCTGGCGTGCCGCGACACCGCCGTGTCGGGCGCCGCGCGCGGGCCCTATTGCATGATGGGCGTCTGCTACGACTGCCTGGTCCGCATCGACGGCCGGCCGAACCAGCAGGCATGCATGACCCGCGTGCGCGACGGCATGCGCGTGGAACGCCAGATCGGCGCGCGCGAGGTGGCGGCATGA
- a CDS encoding AbrB family transcriptional regulator, producing the protein MSNQRWALHWPVVLACTLGLGWLLQPVIAAASVLVAAMACGMAAGCLDVRLRIAPRLTALAQALTGTAIASTLHLSELLEAASDGLVVLGVALTIGSAALVGWLLVRYSRLPGTTGAWGSLPGAASIMGALATDNGGDGILVSLMQYLRVVLVVVTGPLVAHAIVDAQPLAPAALTAATPLAGTPWQIGTLAAFGIAALGCWIGTRFRILAGAFLVPMALGAAWVTAVPVPVVVPAPLLAGCFAVLGWTIGLQFRRDLLRPLVASLPVMLAAIVAMMALCAAAAWLISATGDVSFLTAYLATSPGGVESIVAIALGTHADMNFVVATQTLRLFSVVVCGPWIARRIARGMGRDIAGTP; encoded by the coding sequence ATGTCGAACCAACGCTGGGCCTTGCACTGGCCCGTCGTCCTGGCCTGTACGCTGGGACTGGGCTGGCTGCTGCAGCCGGTGATCGCCGCGGCCAGCGTGCTCGTGGCGGCGATGGCCTGCGGCATGGCCGCCGGCTGCCTCGACGTCCGCCTGCGCATCGCGCCCCGGCTCACCGCCCTGGCGCAGGCGCTGACGGGCACGGCCATCGCCAGCACGCTGCATCTTTCCGAACTGCTGGAAGCGGCATCCGACGGACTGGTGGTGCTGGGCGTGGCGCTGACTATCGGCAGTGCCGCGCTGGTCGGCTGGCTGCTGGTGCGGTATTCGCGGCTGCCCGGCACGACCGGCGCGTGGGGCAGCCTGCCCGGCGCGGCGTCGATCATGGGCGCGCTGGCCACCGACAACGGCGGCGACGGCATCCTGGTCTCGCTGATGCAGTACCTGCGCGTGGTGCTGGTGGTGGTCACCGGGCCGCTGGTGGCCCATGCCATCGTCGATGCCCAGCCGCTGGCGCCGGCGGCGCTGACAGCGGCCACGCCGCTCGCCGGCACGCCCTGGCAGATCGGCACGCTGGCCGCCTTCGGCATCGCGGCGCTGGGCTGCTGGATCGGCACGCGCTTTCGCATCCTGGCCGGCGCCTTTCTGGTGCCGATGGCGCTCGGCGCCGCGTGGGTGACCGCCGTGCCGGTGCCGGTGGTGGTGCCCGCCCCGCTGCTGGCCGGCTGCTTCGCGGTGCTGGGCTGGACCATCGGCCTGCAGTTCCGGCGCGACCTGCTGCGGCCCCTGGTGGCATCGCTGCCGGTCATGCTGGCCGCCATCGTGGCGATGATGGCGCTCTGCGCCGCGGCCGCATGGCTGATCTCGGCCACCGGCGACGTCAGTTTCCTGACCGCCTACCTGGCTACGTCGCCCGGCGGCGTCGAATCGATCGTCGCCATCGCGCTGGGCACGCACGCCGACATGAACTTCGTCGTCGCCACGCAGACGCTGCGGCTGTTCTCGGTGGTCGTCTGCGGGCCGTGGATTGCGCGGCGCATTGCGCGCGGCATGGGCCGGGACATCGCCGGCACGCCGTGA